From Eriocheir sinensis breed Jianghai 21 chromosome 37, ASM2467909v1, whole genome shotgun sequence, one genomic window encodes:
- the LOC127008285 gene encoding DNA-dependent metalloprotease SPRTN-like isoform X1: MEDREVQDMFQRFNQKYFWGKLSKVKLNWSKNMTLCAGKTYCKERQGVTSCAIYLSQPLLTQRPREDTVNTLLHEMIHAYLFMAGGGKSTMGHGLAFREHMNRINKLHGSKITVCHNFRKEVDKFRVHVYRCDGPCTKKRPYFGVLRRAITRPPGPTDRWWARHSQECGGTFHKVEGPDVTPDPAHDPSKSVKTGSLGYPTTPSSKQTPSQRNTLSPNRTSSTKTVSFSNHTPSPKTSSSQPSTLSHRPTPSLTFTSSPKATYSATSQSDRMAGKAPGGDSRKTMSGARKRLKYDPDGNSDIMVLSEELLVNRIKQRHAHTSRSVLLSKEEAKKIRRGNSPEKGTLVEGRVNYNFRPKFKSSLNVQKYLARYRAVKEAGSSKPQKAPVFQSPQASPAKPESSHQFSESDTPWRTNATHSSQSSRDKTNTNINSRAGGSSSQDSAPPCVTCWNCGVNVMVPEHVSRTEDSGMPQKVSAPVKCEKLENSVASKLVPCPSCGEKVPEDEVNRHLDECLMPFTDDF; this comes from the exons GTGTGCGGGGAAGACCTACTGCAAGGAGAGGCAAGGGGTTACTTCGTGTGCCATCTATCTTAGCCAGCCCCTCTTGACCCAGCGGCCCCGTGAGGACACTGTCAACACCTTGCTT CACGAGATGATCCATGCGTACCTGTTCATGGCGGGGGGAGGCAAAAGCACGATGGGTCACGGCCTGGCATTTAGGGAGCACATGAATCGCATCAACAAGCTCCATGGCTCCAAGATAACA GTCTGCCACAACTTCAGAAAGGAGGTAGACAAGTTCCGCGTCCACGTGTATCGCTGCGACGGTCCCTGCACCAAGAAGCGGCCCTACTTCGGAGTGCTGCGCCGTGCCATCACCCGCCCCCCCGGCCCTACAGACAGGTGGTGGGCCAGACACAGCCAGGAGTGCGGGGGAACCTTTCACAAAGTAGAAGGCCCTGACGTGACCCCTGACCCTGCTCACGATCCTAGTAAATCAGTGAAGACTGGCTCATTAGGATACCCGACCACACCCTCCTCGAAACAGACACCCTCCCAAAGGAACACACTCTCCCCAAACCGCACATCTTCCACAAAGACTGTATCTTTCTCAAACCACACACCTTCCCCTAAAACCAGCTCATCCCAACCAAGCACCCTTTCTCATAGGCCCACCCCTTCCCTGACTTTTACATCTTCCCCTAAAGCCACATATTCAGCGACAAGCCAGTCAGATAGGATGGCAGGAAAGGCCCCAGGAGGTGACAGCAGAAAGACAATGAGTGGTGCAAGAAAAAGACTCAAATATGACCCCGACGGAAACTCAGATATAATGGTTCTCAGTGAAGAACTGTTAGTGAATAGAATAAAGCAACGCCACGCACACACCAGTCGGTCCGTCCTGTTGTcgaaagaggaggcgaagaagataCGGAGAGGAAACAGCCCAGAGAAAGGTACACTGGTGGAGGGCCGAGTCAACTACAACTTCAGGCCTAAGTTTAAAAGCAGCTTAAACGTCCAGAAGTACTTAGCGAGGTACAGGGCGGTCAAGGAGGCAGGGAGTTCCAAGCCACAGAAAGCCCCAGTGTTCCAGAGTCCTCAAGCCTCCCCAGCAAAACCAGAATCAAGTCATCAGTTTTCAGAGAGTGATACACCTTGGAGAACGAATGCTACCCATTCATCTCAGTCATCTAGGGATAAAACAAACACTAATATAAACTCAAGGGCAGGTGGTAGTAGTTCTCAAGACTCAGCGCCTCCTTGTGTCACCTGCTGGAACTGTGGAGTGAACGTCATGGTACCCGAACATGTGTCTCGGACGGAGGACTCCGGTATGCCGCAAAAAGTTTCCGCACCTGTGAAATGTGAGAAGCTGGAAAATAGTGTGGCCTCAAAATTAGTGCCCTGTCCTTCCTGTGGCGAAAAGGTGCCTGAGGATGAGGTCAACCGCCATCTGGATGAGTGCCTGATGCCCTTCACGGATGACTTTTGA
- the LOC127008285 gene encoding DNA-dependent metalloprotease SPRTN-like isoform X2: MIHAYLFMAGGGKSTMGHGLAFREHMNRINKLHGSKITVCHNFRKEVDKFRVHVYRCDGPCTKKRPYFGVLRRAITRPPGPTDRWWARHSQECGGTFHKVEGPDVTPDPAHDPSKSVKTGSLGYPTTPSSKQTPSQRNTLSPNRTSSTKTVSFSNHTPSPKTSSSQPSTLSHRPTPSLTFTSSPKATYSATSQSDRMAGKAPGGDSRKTMSGARKRLKYDPDGNSDIMVLSEELLVNRIKQRHAHTSRSVLLSKEEAKKIRRGNSPEKGTLVEGRVNYNFRPKFKSSLNVQKYLARYRAVKEAGSSKPQKAPVFQSPQASPAKPESSHQFSESDTPWRTNATHSSQSSRDKTNTNINSRAGGSSSQDSAPPCVTCWNCGVNVMVPEHVSRTEDSGMPQKVSAPVKCEKLENSVASKLVPCPSCGEKVPEDEVNRHLDECLMPFTDDF, from the exons ATGATCCATGCGTACCTGTTCATGGCGGGGGGAGGCAAAAGCACGATGGGTCACGGCCTGGCATTTAGGGAGCACATGAATCGCATCAACAAGCTCCATGGCTCCAAGATAACA GTCTGCCACAACTTCAGAAAGGAGGTAGACAAGTTCCGCGTCCACGTGTATCGCTGCGACGGTCCCTGCACCAAGAAGCGGCCCTACTTCGGAGTGCTGCGCCGTGCCATCACCCGCCCCCCCGGCCCTACAGACAGGTGGTGGGCCAGACACAGCCAGGAGTGCGGGGGAACCTTTCACAAAGTAGAAGGCCCTGACGTGACCCCTGACCCTGCTCACGATCCTAGTAAATCAGTGAAGACTGGCTCATTAGGATACCCGACCACACCCTCCTCGAAACAGACACCCTCCCAAAGGAACACACTCTCCCCAAACCGCACATCTTCCACAAAGACTGTATCTTTCTCAAACCACACACCTTCCCCTAAAACCAGCTCATCCCAACCAAGCACCCTTTCTCATAGGCCCACCCCTTCCCTGACTTTTACATCTTCCCCTAAAGCCACATATTCAGCGACAAGCCAGTCAGATAGGATGGCAGGAAAGGCCCCAGGAGGTGACAGCAGAAAGACAATGAGTGGTGCAAGAAAAAGACTCAAATATGACCCCGACGGAAACTCAGATATAATGGTTCTCAGTGAAGAACTGTTAGTGAATAGAATAAAGCAACGCCACGCACACACCAGTCGGTCCGTCCTGTTGTcgaaagaggaggcgaagaagataCGGAGAGGAAACAGCCCAGAGAAAGGTACACTGGTGGAGGGCCGAGTCAACTACAACTTCAGGCCTAAGTTTAAAAGCAGCTTAAACGTCCAGAAGTACTTAGCGAGGTACAGGGCGGTCAAGGAGGCAGGGAGTTCCAAGCCACAGAAAGCCCCAGTGTTCCAGAGTCCTCAAGCCTCCCCAGCAAAACCAGAATCAAGTCATCAGTTTTCAGAGAGTGATACACCTTGGAGAACGAATGCTACCCATTCATCTCAGTCATCTAGGGATAAAACAAACACTAATATAAACTCAAGGGCAGGTGGTAGTAGTTCTCAAGACTCAGCGCCTCCTTGTGTCACCTGCTGGAACTGTGGAGTGAACGTCATGGTACCCGAACATGTGTCTCGGACGGAGGACTCCGGTATGCCGCAAAAAGTTTCCGCACCTGTGAAATGTGAGAAGCTGGAAAATAGTGTGGCCTCAAAATTAGTGCCCTGTCCTTCCTGTGGCGAAAAGGTGCCTGAGGATGAGGTCAACCGCCATCTGGATGAGTGCCTGATGCCCTTCACGGATGACTTTTGA